The Trypanosoma brucei brucei TREU927 chromosome 4, complete sequence genomic sequence TCTTCGTCAATGGATGTCCGCATACTGTTGGCACCGGGGGCGGGGTGACGGACGCGACGAAATCCCTAACTTAACCAGTCTCCAGTCTTCGTTTTCGGTAGATGATGGTTTTGAGGCACTTTGTTGCCGTGCTGGTGCGGTAGTGTCGGTCACCGTCACCTTTCTTGGGTCAACGCGGGGCAGCCCTTTCGCCAAAAGTGTGCGTGAGTGTGGGTTGTTTGTGGTGCCATGTGGTAGATTACGTATGCGATAACTCCCTTGATCTAGCTGGCTCCTGCGATCACTTTTACCCCCTTTATCCTCTTAGAGGGTATCAACTGCGCACCGCTTTCGGGAGATTAGCCATATACCCCCTTCCCTCAAGTGCAAGAGCGAATGTGGCCTTCAGCACACAATTCCTTCTGCATCACTCCCTGCCTCTGCATCGAAGGTGACCCAACGCTGATTACCATCAAGGGCCATCACCTCTTTCCGGGATGCGACctcatattttttaaatcagGCAACTTCTGTGGGGGACGGCCGAACCATAAACTAAGCTTCGTCAGATTGGGGACACGTTACCGGCAACAGTAAAACCTCGGTCCACGGACCAACCAACTGTAAATTCCCCATCCTTGGCATCTGGAACGCAGGACCCCTGTTCAGAGTGGTGGGAATTTGCATCCGCTCAAATCGCTAACGTTTTTTAGATTCTAGCTCGGTTGGTCAAACATTCCATGCTTACATGGGGGCTTCTGGGGAAATGTACCGAGTTCGCAGCAAGGCACTCGCCATTTCCAAGCTGCATCATAGCAGACACCACTTGCCaggttccatttttttttttgaccctCAACCACGTCTGACCCGCTCTGAACGGGTATAGAGACGACGCCGTCCTTTACTTTAGAGCTGGACCACACTGCGTGTTTGTAGCGGTAGAAAGTACGTACCACATTTACTCCAGCCTTCGTGTATACCCTTGAGGGAAGCAAAAGACCACCGGAAGCAGGTGAATAATATGGAAGAGACAATCTCTCTCCGGCTTAGGCACTTCCTGCACCCCTTCGAGCTTTGCAGAGAATGAGAACTTGGTTATGCTTAACCTTCCTATTAAGGGGTCGCTACGATCCCACCGATGCAGAGCGTAACAGTATGCTTGCGCCAGAAGCGACATGCGCTCAGAGGTTATACTTCACCAGTAGTTCTCTGTTAGTTCTGCACACGGCTTCTGGTCGCTGTGCTCTAATCGCCAACACCACTTCGACGACACAAAGACACTAACTTTTGGTGGGTTCCTTTTGCACGGGAGGTAGGACCCTAGTACTACGATGAAGTACCCAGCATGACGAGGGGTACATGCCGTAAGGTACGCAAGCTTTTCGTCTTGGATGACAATGTTCCCACCATAATGAGGAATAGAGAAAAATAGCGGTCGATTTTCCTAACACATCCAATTCGCCGCACATCAGCCCGTATCGGCACTCCCAGAGTAATATAAGACCACTAAGAATACCGAGATAATCGCACAACCCCATGGTACTGACGTTCCTTCGGCTTAGAGACATCAGAACATTCGCAAACAATTTACTCACAAACATTGGTGATGCACTATTCAGACTGACGTTGAGTAACAACGGTATGTCTATACCGGTGCTTATGAAATCAAAGCTGATATGCCGTTCCCGTAACAAAATCTGTAGCATGATCTATATTTCCCTTAAAAATCCTTCTCCCCGTCGTCTTAACCACTCGCTCAACTGTGCAATGATGTGGAAAAGATAATAGGATCAGCTTTCATTACTTTATTCACTCTTCGCAGTTTCCGTCTGGTATGGCCTCCACATTGAAGACAGAACACTGCCTTCGTCAACAATAGTCAGGAGCGATTTTTTACTCAGTAACAGCGAGGATGCGAGTACACAAGACAATGCAGCCTTAATGTTAGGCCGCATACGGCTTTCATTACTTCAAACAAGTTAAGCACCTTTGAACCAACTGCACGGTCCTTGTTGCGGCTTAAAACATTCTAACACCGCAGATGTCTAGGTTACCCGAAGGAACCACTTGTGTACCTCACCTCCATAACATATTATCACATGAAAGAGCTACCTTATTTCACCGGAAAAAAGACAACGAAGAGTGGTAGACTGGCTGACGTACCTACGCTAAcaacatttcccccctcgtgACTAGACTGAAAGAAGCTCAGCAACACCGAGGCAGTGCGTATTCGATACCAGTGTAGCACCTACTGAACAAATGGTTCATTGTACGCAGTTTATTTTGCATACCAACAGCATTGAGGCCACGCAAGTGTCTACACTAAATTGGCCAAAAGAAGAGTTATGGAGAACATGTATTTCTGTCCCTCACAATTGTGCAGAGAAAGGGACGtgatgagaagaaaaaaaaaacgaatgcTATTATGACAAGGATGCATCTCCACCACATGCCGTGTGCTTTGTGGGATTCAATGACATCGGCTGTTTATACCGAAtaaaacacagaaaaaattTTGCGTCACCCACCCGCTCTGACGCGCTACACAGAACACGATTTGGCGTGGTGACAAGTAATCATACCCTGCCTTCGAGTTTTCGCAGTGACTTTAAAAGGGTATTTTAAACACCCGAATCAGAGCGAAACAACCACGATGAACGTACCCTACAGTCGGAAcatttttctgttattgttttctcaaaataaaacgaaacaacaaaacaacacacacacacgagtGTCCGAAAAATACAACGGATGACGGTTCCATGCTTGATCTTACGCGTTTTCGTACGGATTGCTTGCAGGCTCAAgtgcctcccttttttactaATTCATCCATGTGGCTCTGTTGCCTAAATACCGGCGTTGTAACTCATAAACGCGGTGTTTTAACTACAAATGACGGTGCGCAAGAGCACGACAAAAAGCTAGTGACATATTTCCCATATCCCTGACAGCGGTACTGAAGCCACGGAGTTATCACCAAATAGTTAACTTCACAATCCCTTTGTTCCTTCGTAACATCCTCGCTTCGTGTTGCAAGAAGGGAGTGTAATTGCTTGCCCGTTTTCAATGCCCAGTGCAGTTGGTGGCACCAAAAAGGCCATCCTTAGGTAAACGTCCAGGTCTCCAGATATTAATCGGCAAGGAACTCTCCCGAAACTGGGTGATAGCAAACGTAAGTGTTTTCGTCTGAAAATTACTCTCCTGTTTGTGAGGTTGGATAGCCACGCAAAGTTCATGTGGTAAAAATGCTTATTTCCAGTGCAGATGATTGTGCACATTCTGTCTTCTATCACGGCAAAAACTTGTCCTCTGAAGTAtcagaaaaaattaaccgaGCACGAGTTGGTTAAAACGAGCATGCACATGGTCATTACTTACAGCAATCGTACTTGggttgaggaaaaaaaaataaaaagaatagcGGCACCTTGGAACGCAAGGCGCCTCGAAGCGATCATTGTGTTAGAGTGCTGACGGCGACCTCAACCACCACAGTATGTTATCAGGCGATGGTGCTTTGCTTAGGTAGGGATGTCAAATCTCTACCACGCACTACACCAGCTTTTCGGCACGGTAGAAAGTTGGCGAGCGCCAACTAACAGTCAAATACACGACAAGCCGGTTATCAGATGGGACATTCTCTTCGGAGTCGTCTAGGAGCATGTGCATTTCTCTGCACCGGCAGCTGTACACAAATGTTAAAGCCGAAAAGTTAGCATTGAACAACTGGATATATCTAGGAGCTTGGGCGAAATATGGAGATCATGTCATCAGAACAACACTTCTGCGCTGGCTGCAATCCTGTCACGCAAAGCAATGTAAGCCTTACTTCCTTTTGACAGATCACATAACTTCAATGATGACGCAGACTCCTCTGCTGCTGCATGTTCCAACAATATGCTACAGACTATAATTTCTGCATGAACTGCAGTGACGCCGCAATGATATACCATGGCATATTCTAACACTCATTCTTGCATGATCTCTCGTACTTCCGACAACATCAGGCAAGTTTTGAGCATTCGTCGTCAACAAAAATTCGTGTTTGTTTCTACTAGCACTACCGCCGACGTTCGTGGAGGTGTTATTCATCCGCTTCACACCAGCACAAGTGCTTCGTACTGTCGCGGACACGGCAATACCTAAAACAGGTTCGCTCGCGGTCTCCCCACCTCCACTTCCTCGCGGATTATTCTTTCTGCCTGCCCACTGGGGCGCAGTCGAACTAAGGAGACGGGCATATCCATTTGCACTTCGACTGCCCCGCGATACAACTGCCCCAACAGCCAAGGGACCACACAACACGGGACACAGTGCTCGGCATCACTTTCCCagttcccctttcctttttcaattCCGCCGCTGCGGTCAACCGACTAAACTTCCGTGGGGGATCGTCGGCATGTTGAGTGCCTACGGGCGCGCACGACTGCCCCGCGTGTCTACATCTGCGCAAGCTAACCCCGAGGCAAGAGGCGTGACCCCACAACACCCGGGGGCGTGCAACTGCTTCCCGCCCCACTTCGGACCCGATTGACAAGGCGTCACCGCAGTTGAAGAACATCAGGCCTCCACCGGGGCCGATCGAAACCTTTCAGCGTCCCTTAAGTCCGTAACGTCCTACCGTGCGGACGGGTGGCCCCTACCCAGTAGCTGATCCGCAGGCGCAAACCAGCGCAGAGGGAAGGGGGTTTGACACTCCTGTGATACCTCATGCGGTCGAGGGCCAACGCAAGCATGATGGTAGCGGCGGGGTGGAGCTCCGCGAACGTATTTTCTTCATAACTCATCCTCAGCCGATGAGAAGCAGCATTTGTACTGTGGCACGCGATCTTCCAGAGCCACTTATCAATATAACAGATGAGAAAGTGACCCTCGGTTTCTCATCCATATTACCGGGGAGCTGGTCCTTAATACCGCAGCGAAATGCCCAGagcgaggggaaaaggaggtgaGCGTTGCGAGCCGGCCTGTCCTTGCGGGTGCCAGCGGGCTTTGGGTTTTCAGGGTGGAACGATCAAAGGGGCGGTGGGAGAGTGGAAGCGGATGGGAATACGCTGAAGTACTGTGGCAGCGCCGCGTGCGACCGGTTGCTATGCGGGAACCTCcgtgggtggtggtggcttcTGACTGTAAGTCGCGTGCCCGTGGTTGGGGTGCGAGCGTTTTCAAAGAGGCTCTTTATGACGAAAAATGAGTGGCCATTCGGTGTCGTCTCCTCCGTCGACCGCCGCGAAGGTATTTACTTTGTTCCATTTCATTTGCGCGATGCTTTGTGCTACAACCAGATTGAAAATATAACACCTCCTTGAAAACCCAAAGGAAAATTTCTATTTTCATTTAGAGATAAAGTTCAGGAGACAGGAATATTTTGTGATGCTCCGCGGTGTGGGCAGACATATTGCTACAGAACGCGCGATACCATTGGTTGGGAGGTGAGCGTTGGAAAAGGACATGAAGCGAAGTGGGAGATAGGaggtatatgtgtgtgtgtgtgttgggcGGTGGATCGGGGCGCGGTCCGATACAAGCGGTGGGCCGCCGGAGGCAGCGACGAGACATGTGCAAGTAAGTGGCACAAcccgaaaaaaataaaaaataaattggAGTTTGGTCAGGAGCTGACCCGCCTATGTGGCGAATCTGGACTTATATTTGCTTCTGTAGACTGTATGTTTCTGAATTTTGGTGATGCTGGATACCCACCCACCCACTCACTCCCCCAAACACACGTACGTGTACATTCGTACGTGCATGTGCTGCTGTTTCTGGCTATCAGTTGTCCTACTGTGCGATGGCAGCGGATGACAGATGTGAGTGgcttgggggggggggcgataTATTGCACATGAGTACATGGTATAATGTGTATGTGCGCGGCAGCGACGGAGATGGGTTTACCTATTGGTGGATGGAGAAGGGCCGCTACTAGTGAGACCAACCAAACTATGCACACTTTTGGCAACGCTTTCCCCACCACGCCCCCCGGCGAGAAGGCTTTGTGAACATAATACAATGTCGTTACGCGTTTGATAAAGCGCTTAACGCTAAACGTCCCGTGCATGTGTTTGTGGCTGTGCTTTCCTTCAGATTGCTGTAAGTAAAGCGCATATGTGAAAACTCATCTTTAGAGTTTCATTGGGAGTGTTATGCAGTTTCGTACTGGTGTCCAGGGGTGTCCACTGCAACGGTAGTTTGTGACTTCAGTTTCATTCGTTGAATTTGCATTTCTAATTAATTGGCCCCCTTCGTGTTGGGGGACGCATTGTTGTGGGGTTGAAGAGTGTTTCTCATGGTGTTGTCGCAAAGCGGTCGACACCATGCTCTGTCACACGTGTAGGGCGGTTGTATGCGCGGGGACGttgagtcttttttttttcggaagAAACATAGAGGGTGGGCGGAGGTGCCAACGGGCGTCTTCCGACTTCACACAAACATGTTATTCATGCCTACCATAAGGCTGATAGGTGGTTCAACGTGGAAGAGTTTTGTGAGACATTTATGTTTTTACAGTGGCTGCACGATGCTCTCATGGATTCGTGGACGTACAGGAAGTGTGGTACAAGTCACATTGATACTGGAAGCTGTTGTAAGGTCAACATGTACGCTTTCAGTAAGCGTCTAACCGGCGGTGGGACAACTGATTTGTGGATGGCCACTAGCGGAGGCAGCAGATGAAATTGTATGACACATTATTTTCAGAGACTATGggtttcttcacttcatGTTTGTCAATGTCCATTATATTTGTGAAGGTGGTGTCTTGAGCCGCGCGTCGGCGCATTCCTCATCCGGCGTACTTGTTTGGCAAATGTTCGCGGTAAAGGACTCGAAATCATATGGCAAGATGGTCATCATGAATGCTCTTGAGAGCACTGGGTCCGTAGCCAGTTTGTGGTTGACCAGGCTTAGGCCACGTGCGAATATCAATGCGCGATTCAAAGAACAAAACAGGAATGTGAGCTTCAGCTCAACCGCCCTGTGCTTACACGAAAAGATTACTAACGTTAATTATTTATTAGACTAACCGCGATAGCGGTGCCGCTTACGTCCGGAAGGATATGGGACAAACTATGAAAACTGCTCTGCACAAGTCAGCTGAATTGTGCAAATTGTAACAGAATTAAACCAAGCTAAATTGCGGACAAAgcttcctcgctgtaacgATGACCGTGGAGatactttccctttttcctttccgctAGTCACACAATTGTCCAACTTCCGTGCAATATCGCCGCGACAGGCGCGGCGTAGACACTCTACGGGCTAAGTTACTAATTCAATAGATATCAGAGATTTCCTGAAACGCGTGAGCAAGGCATTCCGTAGTGGTTGTATAAGTGTAAAGcaaggtggaggaggagaataATTGTGTACAGTTGGGAGGAGCTGTGTCAGGAAATTAGATCACGGCACAAAGGGCGGAGGTGACCTGATGGAggcggtgtttttttcttctttttaactGTGTTGAACTCGCCGAACCCATTTCTACATACATCAGGGGCAGTTACCATGATGCTCCTTACCCTTTCTCATTTTCAGGTTGAAATGTTGACCAGTATAGGCACTGTGTCTTAATGTGGCGGCAGCTATCGGTATGCATAATGCGGCAGTTCAAGTCGAACCCCTAAGTTGGTCAGGTGAGAGGAAGAGAGCATGCCATACGTCGGGGGAGTGTTCGGTGGAGACCCACCGATATATGAAAATGTTCGTTGTGCTTAATGCTGGCACTGCCGGTGTACGCTCTAGTTCCGCGAAGGTAAGTCTACATGTCCCTATTCGATGAACCGAGGTGGCCCACATCTTTTGCGGTCCACAACCACTCCTTCTGACACATTTTTGCATCCACTGCACATTGCATGGTCGCGGTTTTATTATTGCCCTAAGGACTTTGTGGCTGCTGGCGACGTTTGAGGCGAATATGGGGTGTTATTGCCCTATGCGGCGTGTTCATTTTGACTTATACCCACAACGACATTGATGTGGTGGCTACAAGCTCACATGTCTCTTCGTGCCTAGagtttcaaaaaagaaaaaaaaaggaaacatgGCTATACTGTTGTTAGTATCATTTGTTAGTAGAAATATCtcttatgtttttttgtgaccAGAAAAAGCTTCGCAATAATGTCTAATATAGTATTCCTTGTACCGCTGTTTTGCATAGGGGTTGTTTTCATCAACTTTCTCCCTTTGTAGAGGTCTTAAAAGATTGTGAGGCAACGTGTAAGCGCACACAGACAACCAGCCAGCCGTGAGGGGGATTCAAAGGGAGGTGGTCTTGTATTTTTGTCTATAGGATGCGGAGGAGTGCACTTACCAGAGCGAGATGCCACTGAATGGTACAAAGTTTCTGGTGATTCTTGTTTCAACGCTACCAAAAGCAACACTGTATATTCCCTAGCGTTCAAACTCTACACGCTAGCGGTGGAGGCGTTCCGTGTTGAATGCCTTGAAGAATCACCTGGTAGAGGTGTGAATTACACCAATGCGGCGAGGCACTCGACGAAAAGGACAATATATGGCGGTACCGAATACATGTATTTCGATGAACATGGGTGTGCACACAAAGTTTAATCGCGCCGTTGCGCGGGGAGCATCGAGATTCCGTCATTGCCTATcgttcactttctttttttaaatgaggATATACACTGTAGAATATACGAATGCTCTGTCAGCACGGGGTGACCGCTAGAGGGACTACGCATTAAAGGTCATCACATAACTCTACAAAAAGCCGCTTCACTGACTGAGTTATCGCTAACAAAGCTTTGCATGtcctgtgtgtgtgagtcGCTAATGCAAAACTGCAGAGGTCGCTTGGTTTCATGACAATTTCGCTGCGGTATTAAGGACCAGCTCCCCGGTAATATGGATGAGAAACCGAGGGTCACTCTCTCATCCGTTATATTGATAAATGGCTCTGGAAGATCGCGTGCCACAGTACAAATGCTGCTTCTCATCGGCTGAGGATGAGTTATGAAGAAAATACGTTCGCGGAGCTCCACCCCGCCGCTACCATCATGCTTGCGTTTATGTTTGGATGCTTTGGAGGGTGACAGTAAGGTACTGCGCATGTACGCTAGGGGAAGACCTGTTTGCGATtgaagggtgtgtgtgtcttgGCGCAGTTGCGTCTCGAATCCTTTGACAATTTTCCCAGCGCATAAACATTTTATTAGGGTCTCTGGATCTGGGATGTCTCTGAGGTGCCACCGTACCTGTCGATGTCACGAGGTAGACGTTTCAAACTTAGGTTGCTCCAATGTGCAACATCAGATCTAGTTTCTTATGCGCACTTTCCCCATTTCTTCTCAGCACAACTATTCTTCCTGCTATTTCTGTAGGCAACAAACTTGAGCAGCTGGGGGGCCCTATCATGTTTTCTTTCACGCCTCGGGTTGGGCTTAGCTTTGACATTTCTGGCAGACGGGGAGCAGATAACTCTGGTTTGTGCCGCCCTCACCGTCTACGCTTAGCCACCGTAGTGATGTTACTACTCTTCATGGCTCCCCCAGCTTTATCAGAAGATGTCATGACGGTTAGGGTCTACTCTTTGCTATATAATCCTCTTATACCGGACAACCTATGCGATGCAATCAATGCAGGACTCAACGCTTCTCTGGCATCCCGCAAATGGACTGTTGCACCCGATGTCAAGGTAGAGCTCATTTCACCTACGTCTTACAAGATCAAGCCTGTTGAGGTCCTTCAAGTCGCCTTAGAGCGACACAAAGGCGAGTTCTTTGTCGTCATTGGGCCAGTTGGCGACGGTCAGGCGCTTGCCTCCCTTCCATTGCTGGAGCGAGAGAATTTGGTCGGTTTTGCTCCGTCCACCGGGTCCAACGCTATGCGTGGATGGAATCCCCACGTATATTTTCTCAGTGCTTCGCCCAATGCGGAATTGCTCACCCTCGTTCGCTATGCTGTCAGCCAACTGCGCCTGCTTCGGATTGGATTTATGTATCTTCGGGGCATTTCCTTTGGTGATACTGAGTATAAGATGACCACGTCACTAATGTCCAGCGTGGGCCGTGAGCTATGTGGTGTGTTTACTGTGGACGGCTTAATGAGAGGACGGGTCAACGATGATGACTTTAATACCGCCTGGGAGCAGTTTGCGGAGACGAGACCGCAAGGCGTCATCGCGTTTGCCCCTCCGGCAAAAGACCTCATCAAGTTTGTGAAGAGGTTGTTGTCTGACAGCCGCACGCACGATGCTTACTTGCTGTCTTCTTCATCGCTTGAGTTCGCACTAGACACGTGGCGCGAGGCATTGGAAGCAGATGGTGCTGAATTTTTTCTTGGCCAACTCATGCTAACACGAACAGGTCCACTGGCGAGGGACACACACTACCAAGCAATCAGGCGCTTTCAGGATCACATGAGGTCGTACCTGAGCGCTAATCCTGGAGTGACTGTTTTCAATGGCACGGATAACTTCGACCACGACGACGTGGATGGGGAGCTTATGGTGTATGGGTGGATTGCGGGAGAAGTGCTGTCCCAGGCGCTAAGTAGTCGGGAGTGGCTAACAAGCAGGAAGGCATTCATGGAGTCACTGTATAACCAGCGCCGTTATGTTATTGACGaccttgtgattggtgaTTTTGGTGGAGACTGCAAAGGTGGGGCCGGTGAGCGAGGAGCAGCATGCAACTGTAATCAGGGAGGGAATGTGCTGTACATCAATGTCGTCGGAAACGACGAGCGATTCCACACGGTGCAGGGAGGAACAACAGTCTTTGAACCGTCCAGGTGCCTTGCTGAAAGCGTAAGACTGTACTCTCCACTGAACACTTTGATGTTTTTAATGCTGGATCGCGAGTTGGCGCAGGTCTCCAGCGAGGCACTGTACTACGGAGCTAATGTTCTAACTGGTAACGGGAGATTTGGTCAATCTGATCGGCTATTTATAAGCATGATACCTTCGCCGTCAAATGCCACCTATTTGGCACTACAGAGCGAGCTTGACACAAGGAGTGTGACGGCTGTGTTTGGTGTCGTTGATGATGCGATGCTGTCCATTGCCGAAGTTGCCTTCGTTGACCCTGTAATGCTTACACCACGCCTGCATCATCGTGGCAGAAACGTGATTCAACTTTCACCCACACTCGAGCAgcagttgtttgttgttgtgggttACGTGACAAACACAAGTGCCAGCGCCCCTATGTCTGCCATCGTACGTGGAGCTGATGCCACCATCATTGAGGTCGCACTGCGGAAGATTGTTTGGATGCACGGCGGAACACTGCAAACGGTAGCTGTGCTGGATGACAATGCCACCCTTGTTGGGCGCCTGCCAAACCGTGGGAATGCGTTTGTTATTGGTCTTGCCCCCGGTGACCCTTCCTTGCTCGCAGCGCACCTGGATCGCAACCCAGATGTGCGTGTGCTCATCCCATTCTTCGACGTTGCCCTGATGTATGATGAGCTGGTCAGCGCATTCAATGGTAACCCGAACGCTGAGCGTGTGCAGTTCGCGACAAGTT encodes the following:
- a CDS encoding receptor-type adenylate cyclase GRESAG 4, putative (similar to GB:CAD21877.1: ESAG4 {Trypanosoma brucei}), translated to MCNIRSSFLCALSPFLLSTTILPAISVGNKLEQLGGPIMFSFTPRVGLSFDISGRRGADNSGLCRPHRLRLATVVMLLLFMAPPALSEDVMTVRVYSLLYNPLIPDNLCDAINAGLNASLASRKWTVAPDVKVELISPTSYKIKPVEVLQVALERHKGEFFVVIGPVGDGQALASLPLLERENLVGFAPSTGSNAMRGWNPHVYFLSASPNAELLTLVRYAVSQLRLLRIGFMYLRGISFGDTEYKMTTSLMSSVGRELCGVFTVDGLMRGRVNDDDFNTAWEQFAETRPQGVIAFAPPAKDLIKFVKRLLSDSRTHDAYLLSSSSLEFALDTWREALEADGAEFFLGQLMLTRTGPLARDTHYQAIRRFQDHMRSYLSANPGVTVFNGTDNFDHDDVDGELMVYGWIAGEVLSQALSSREWLTSRKAFMESLYNQRRYVIDDLVIGDFGGDCKGGAGERGAACNCNQGGNVLYINVVGNDERFHTVQGGTTVFEPSRCLAESVRLYSPLNTLMFLMLDRELAQVSSEALYYGANVLTGNGRFGQSDRLFISMIPSPSNATYLALQSELDTRSVTAVFGVVDDAMLSIAEVAFVDPVMLTPRLHHRGRNVIQLSPTLEQQLFVVVGYVTNTSASAPMSAIVRGADATIIEVALRKIVWMHGGTLQTVAVLDDNATLVGRLPNRGNAFVIGLAPGDPSLLAAHLDRNPDVRVLIPFFDVALMYDELVSAFNGNPNAERVQFATSLPHWADANTSSEIVREFHTALPDSSAWKPLPLLGYAAARFAQAVLPRMEYVTPKTLLDTIYMQSIITADEMRYGPFEEEEEKECFTANDPVPEQGEVCVVNYGATRISMWSLARALNASVPPLTSPVTPLIRYADPNAIKLSSAQLAGVIVGSLVALALFAAPLVVVLYVLRRGARDNDSAPKEPMEPVTLIFTDIESSTAQWAAHPELMPDAVSTHHRLIRSLIVQYGCYEVKTVGDSFMIACKKPFAAAQLASDLQRCFLRHEWGTTAFDDSYREFERQRADDDNEYKAPSARLDPEVYRQLWNGLRVRVGVHTGICDIRRDEVTKGYDYYGRTSNMAARTESVANGGQVLLSRAAYLSLSNSERGQLDVTALGSMSLRGVPKPVEMYQLNAVVGRSFAALRLDREVVEDGDLSSTSFSDTGSLRGVLSGTSQMIDSCLHAVLGTLGPSQRQKLLMPLCERWQVSLPPSSKATWNEEYCEGVIRRIAVKVGRVVDHCAASGSERSASTLRSASLIIISNHGLDGEARTT